Genomic DNA from Bacillota bacterium:
TAATTGCACGGGCGGCGGCCGACGCCATCGTCGCGCTCTTCTCTCAGTTGTTCAACTTGCTGCTCGCGCCGGTGATAGCGTTCTACCTCACACGGGATTTCGATTCCATCCGTGAGCGGTTCGCGTCCTGGATACCGCCGGCAATGAGAGACCAGGTGATGGGCATCCTGCGTGACATAGACCGTGCACTTGCTGGTTTCGTCCGCGGGCAACTCATAGTATGCAGTTTCGTGGGAGTATCGACTGGTCTGACCCTCGCCATCCTGGGAGTGAGATTCGCGGCACCAATAGGGTTCGTCGTCGGGGTGCTCGAGATCGTCCCCTACTTCGGCCCCATCCTCGGCATGATACCCGCGGTGCTTATGGGGGCGGCCAAATCCCCCACTACTGCGCTGCTCACGGCGGCGGCGTTCATCGGAATCCAGCAGGTGGAGTCAGCGGTCATATCTCCCAAGATAATGGGGGACTCAGTCGGGCTTCATCCTCTCGCTGTAATCTTCGCGCTCCTAGTTGGGGCCAGGCTATTCGGAGTCTTGGGTATCTTGCTTGCTGTCCCGGTGGCTGCGTGCCTGTCCATCCTATCGGA
This window encodes:
- a CDS encoding AI-2E family transporter translates to IARAAADAIVALFSQLFNLLLAPVIAFYLTRDFDSIRERFASWIPPAMRDQVMGILRDIDRALAGFVRGQLIVCSFVGVSTGLTLAILGVRFAAPIGFVVGVLEIVPYFGPILGMIPAVLMGAAKSPTTALLTAAAFIGIQQVESAVISPKIMGDSVGLHPLAVIFALLVGARLFGVLGILLAVPVAACLSILSERLLRGE